The window TTCCTTAGTGTTGTTTGCTTTCTTCTCTTTTGCCTTGTCCTTTGCTTCCTGTCTTTTGTTTGCATATTCAGTGATCATGTCAGAAGTGTTCTCACTAGTCATAGTATTGATGAGCCCTGTCATTAGTTTCACCATTGGGCTCTTGTGTTTCTTGCCTGGGCTTGAAGCTGACTGTTCACCGTAGCTGCTTCCCCTCTTCCTGCTGGTGGTGCTCATTGGACTCTCCTCATTTCCATCATCGGCAacaacatcttcttcttcatcttcatctATGGGCACATAAGCTGATGATCCATCAACTGCCACACCTTGAAATAGCTCTATTAGCATATCCAAATACTCAGGATTGCCACCCTTGAATTTTCTGACATCTGGTCTCTCCTGCAACATTAGTTAGGTAATTAGGACAAGGCTAAATAATGTAACCAAGTGTGAGCAATTCAGATGTAATTTGCAGAATAATGTATGTACCTTAATTACTTTTTTCCACCACTCATTCGATGCGGTTATAGCTCCATCTCCAGTTCGACCACAACCAGTTTGCTGCCCCAACCACACCCAAGCAGTATAGTGGCTCTTGAGTCTAGTTATGCAATTTTTGAATTGCTTGGTAGTATGGAGGAGGCCAGCACGCTGataaatttttttcttcatgttATTGTAGGCTCTACTTGTCCAAGTACCATTCACACAGTGCCCATCCCTAGCTTCCTCACAGGCGATGTTACAAAATACAGTAATATGCTCGTCTGTCCAATCAGCCTTGGCAATGTTTTTCTAAACAAAAAATAACAAGTACACAATTCAAACAAAAGTAGAATCTAGCTGGTTCAAATTCTACACAAGGTATACTATTGTACACACAATTAGCTAGCATATAAAGAAGATGAATTTGCACCCTGTGACAGAAAGCTAACTATGTGTACCAATTAGAATTTTACCTCTCCAACAGCAAAatcctcatcttcatcttcaaagCCTTCATTCTCATCGACATCTTCTGAAGATGCAGCAGTTGACGACACACGTTGCTTCCCCGCAGCTTTTCCTCTACTGCCGGCCGATGAGGACACATGGGCTCAACCTACACCGCGTCCGGTGACCTGCGACATGGTCCTCCCACGCCCTATCACGCCTCCCTCAACGGCAGCTGCGCCCGGGGCGACAAACGGACGCAGGTGAGAGCCGGCTCGGCCTCCCGTGCTCCGAGACCGTGCTCGGCCTCCTCCGCCCTGGGGCACGGGCCTCCCACGACCAGCTCCAACCGAAGGAAGGCCATGACCGACCGACTGGTCGAAGAGGAGTTGCTGGTACGAGCCCAACTCCGGGAAGCCGTCGATGTTGCTGTTGAGATCCAAGAAACCCATTCCCCTCCCGAGATTTGCACCGGCGGATGAGCCTTCAGAAATCTGTTGAGACGAGGGGAATTGAGAGAAGAAGGGGATCTCGTCCTCCTCATCAGCCATGGCGGCGGCGATTGCAGGCgtagggcggcggcggcgattggGGCAAGGGCAGGGAACGAGCGGGGCGGGGCTTCGTGCGGGGCGATGCCGTGCGGGGCGATGCGGGGGGTGCGTCCAGATCGATACGATAAGTCCCAATAAGTTCCTCCCTGAGAGTCTTTTTTAATAAGTCCCAAATGACCCCAATAAGTCCCtataagtccctcctgtttggtttagatgggacttatAGGGACTTTTTTAAGTCCCTAAACCAATAAGTCCCTTGAAACAAACAGGGTCTAAGTCTCAGTCAACTGAGATCTAGCCACATCCATTTCACATTGTTACCCCGCTTTTCAACACCACAAGAGTCGCATCAACTTCCTACACCAATGTCCGCCGAATACCTATAGCTTGCTTAAACTCATCGTAACAAACCCCGGCCAGTCGTAAGACTCCAAGCGCCGCGCGCGCATGCGTGCAGATCACACTCAGGGAACACAGTGCCAAGACGCGCCCGCTGGCCGTTGCACACCGGCGATCGACGTCGACGGCTCAGCAGGCCACGGGTACGCGCAGTGGCGGCAGCACCGCGCAGGTCGGCTTCGTGCGCTTCTGTGAGCCTAGCCTCTCTGGCAACGAACGAAAAGGAGACGGACACTATTTCaacttgctgctgctgctgcctggTCCTCGGCAGGCATCATGCGCTGCACTTCCGGCGACTGAGAGGAACGCTCGCTGGCCCTTTTCCGGGTTGAGACTAGGTTTCC is drawn from Aegilops tauschii subsp. strangulata cultivar AL8/78 chromosome 1, Aet v6.0, whole genome shotgun sequence and contains these coding sequences:
- the LOC141032470 gene encoding uncharacterized protein gives rise to the protein MADEEDEIPFFSQFPSSQQISEGSSAGANLGRGMGFLDLNSNIDGFPELGSYQQLLFDQSKNIAKADWTDEHITVFCNIACEEARDGHCVNGTWTSRAYNNMKKKIYQRAGLLHTTKQFKNCITRLKSHYTAWVWLGQQTGCGRTGDGAITASNEWWKKVIKERPDVRKFKGGNPEYLDMLIELFQGVAVDGSSAYVPIDEDEEEDVVADDGNEESPMSTTSRKRGSSYGEQSASSPGKKHKSPMVKLMTGLINTMTSENTSDMITEYANKRQEAKDKAKEKKANNTKESITHCQLLAVQCGAEETSVEYFMATQLFADEANRVIFQNISSDQARLTWLKRWCMMKKLS